A segment of the Candidatus Sumerlaea chitinivorans genome:
GGCATGACGGCCAGAGTGTTTTCCGAGTACCATAGACTCTCCAGTCCAGCCGACTTCCTCTGGCCGCATGATTTCGTACGTGGTGCGTTCCTTCAACACACCGTCCTGATGGATTCCGGATTCATGCGCAAACGCATTTGCCCCTACGATGGCCTTATTGCGTTGCACGCGGATTCCCGTGATCTCCGACACAAGCCGCGAAGTGCGGTAGATTTCCTCGGTCTTAATGCCAGTGGTCAAACCGTAGAAATCCTTACGCACCTTCAGATTCATCACAATCTCTTCAAGCGAGGCATTTCCTGCCCGCTCGCCGATTCCGTTGATCGTGCATTCGACTTGGCGGGCGCCCTCGCGCAGAGCTGCCAGCGAATTGGCGACCGCAAGGCCAAGATCGTTGTGGCAATGCACACTAAAGACCACTTTGTCGGCGCCCCGCACATGCTTGCGCAGGTAGGCAATACACTGTCCAAATTCCCATGGATTTGTGTATCCCACCGTGTCGGGAACGTTGATTGTTGTGGCCCCGGCTTCGATGACCGCGCTGATTACATCAACCAGGTAATTCCAGTCGGTGCGGCCAGCATCCTCGCATGAGAACTCCACGTCGGGGGTGAAGGTCTTGGCGAGCTGCACAGCCCGCACGGCCGTTTCAATGACCTGTTCTTTCGTCATCCGCAGTTTCTTTTCGATGTGGATCTGGGACGTAGCGATGAAGGTGTGGATACGCGGGCGCTTGCTCCGCGTCACAGCTTGGCCGCAGCGCACAATATCCTTTTCAATGGCGCGTGCGAGTCCGCAGATGATCGGCCCCTCCACTTCTTCTGCGATTGCAGCGACTGCTTCGAAATCGCCCTGCGAGGAAATCGGGAACCCAGCTTCAATGACATCCACACCAAGACGGGCCAACTGGTGTGCAATCTCCAGTTTCTCGCGGTGGTTCATTGTTGCTCCGGGCGATTGCTCGCCATCGCGCAAAGTTGTATCGAAGATAATTACTCGATTCGGATCCTGCATCGGTACCATGGCTTTAACACCTTTCGTTAGAACATGATTTGGTTTCGTGCCTGAATGCAAACGT
Coding sequences within it:
- a CDS encoding 2-isopropylmalate synthase, which translates into the protein MVPMQDPNRVIIFDTTLRDGEQSPGATMNHREKLEIAHQLARLGVDVIEAGFPISSQGDFEAVAAIAEEVEGPIICGLARAIEKDIVRCGQAVTRSKRPRIHTFIATSQIHIEKKLRMTKEQVIETAVRAVQLAKTFTPDVEFSCEDAGRTDWNYLVDVISAVIEAGATTINVPDTVGYTNPWEFGQCIAYLRKHVRGADKVVFSVHCHNDLGLAVANSLAALREGARQVECTINGIGERAGNASLEEIVMNLKVRKDFYGLTTGIKTEEIYRTSRLVSEITGIRVQRNKAIVGANAFAHESGIHQDGVLKERTTYEIMRPEEVGWTGESMVLGKHSGRHAFKTRLAQLGYDQLSEQEINRLFERFKELCDKKKEIFDEDLYAIVEDEVFGSPEVYSLDYLGFTSGTSTVPTATVRLKKGDEYKMDASCGDGPVDAAFRAVQRITGVEAELVDYSLEAVTGGTDAVGQVSVAIRANGTRVRARGASTDIVTASVKAYVNAINKLIAMRESARSEDVPKTGM